In Toxoplasma gondii ME49 chromosome VIII, whole genome shotgun sequence, a single genomic region encodes these proteins:
- a CDS encoding WW domain binding protein 11 (encoded by transcript TGME49_270710) translates to MKKIKVKSGELKAVNPSDTYRKTQRDKEKKKNKMDRRHNRELSILKRNPRVIKEELDKLCEIEKTNVLRDGQRRRKQKLQQLWDIAVQSVEAERRARKAELQMEEPFGEEAAAEKEGDEHPLSPGEQRSLTSSDVPRDPRRRAVRPQERFDDEFILKLDQEQRRYYNPALCNAGIFRHPDGSLRGYPPTVRQGAFDMRREYFESLESERRKKEGLSSSSEENSETWSDVSDGEHARERGESREKDAEEEDSNEDDILASIPLPDDLPPGFSPEPPSLPPAPAPGPTQSSPFGVQSPSAASAFVLPTSFAETAGVSPGSNSSPSGHMPSAFPFRPPPPPPFMFPPPPIPFMPRHLQSDASGPQQAPNASPVPPTFPSSLSSPSSLPSSLPPFPSSALPSASPSGSSGPNAEQTGTPSSSSPYSAPPAIWKVNGPQAVREARAAPYTPPETKSALPAAAMAFVPTQLRTKNKPSPVAPRLALQQVSAFSTGLGNAHQNRSKETGTASHGGKPGGVASFLTKKPVSAFGTDPRGNAQDRAGSAPDPSRNLDDLFNDFLREVGEA, encoded by the exons ATGAAGAAAATCAAGGTTAAGTCTGGGGAGTTGAAGGCGGTGAATCCGTCGGACACCTACCGCAAGACCCAGCgcgacaaggagaagaaaaaaaataaaaTGGACAGACGACACAACCGCGAGCTGTCGATCTTGAAGAGGAACCCTCGCGTGATCAAGGAAGAACTCGACAAACTCTGCGAAATCG aAAAAACCAACGTCCTCCGTGATGGTCAGCGGAGGCGCAAGCAGAAACTTCAGCAGCTGTGGGACATCGCGGTTCAGTCCGTcgaggcggagagacgcgcaaGAAAGGCCGAGCTTCAGATGGAGGAGCCTTTCGGCGAAGAGGcagccgcagagaaggagggagacgaacacccgctgtctcctggcGAACAGAGATCTCTCACAAGCAGCGACGTCCCTCGAGATCCCAGACGACGAGCCGTTCGTCCCCAAGAACGCTTCGATGACGAGTTCATACTCAAACTCGATCAAGAGCAACGCAGATACTATAATCCTGCCCTCTGCAATGCCGGCATCTTCAGAC ATCCCGACGGCAGTCTACGAGGGTATCCCCCCACCGTTCGCCAGGGTGCCTTCGACATGCGGCGAGAGT ACTTCGAAAGCTTGGAAAGCGAGCGCCGCAAGAAGGAGGGACTCTCCAGCTCGAGtgaagaaaacagcgaaaCTTGGAGTGACGTGTCAGACGGGGAACATgccagagagcgaggagaatcgcgggagaaagacgcagaagaagaagattcAAATGAAGATGATATCCTCGCTTCGATTCCCCTGCCTGACGACCTTCCACCGGGGTTCTCTCCAGAGCCGCCTAGCCTGCCACC AGCTCCCGCACCTGGTCCAACGCAGAGTTCCCCCTTTGGAGTGCAGAGTCCTTCGGCTGCCTCTGCTTTCGTCCTCCCCACATCGttcgcagagacagcaggtgtctctccaggAAGCAACTCGTCTCCTTCAGGGCATATGCCCTCTGCCTTTCCTTTCCGGCCCCCG CCACCGCCGCCGTTCATGTTCCCTCCCCCGCCCATTCCGTTCATGCCTCGGCATCTCCAGTCCGACGCCTCTGGTCCTCAACAGGCTCCGAACGCTTCGCCTGTGCCCCCgacttttccttcttcgctttcctctccttcgtctcttccttcttctcttcccccgtttccttcttctgctcttccttcggcttcgccttctgggTCGTCTGGTCCGAACGCAGAGCAGACAGGAACGCcgagctcttcttcgccgtacTCTGCCCCGCCAGCGATCTGGAAAGTCAACGGTCCCCAAGCCGTCCGAGAGGCGCGAGCTGCGCCGTACACGCCTCCCGAGACGAAATCCGCCTTGCCAGCGGCAGCGATGGCCTTCGTTCCGACGCAGCTCAG aACGAAGAACAAGCCGTCGCCGGTGGCGCCTCGCTTGGCGCTTCAACAagtctctgccttttcgaCAGGCCTGGGGAACGCGCACCAGAATCggtcgaaggagacagggaccGCCTCTCACGGGGGGAAGCCTGGAGGCGTCGCGAGCTTCTTGACGAAGAAACCGGTCTCTGCTTTCGGAACGGACCCCCGAGGAAACGCACAAGATCGCGCCGGAAGCGCTCCCGATCCCTCCAGAAATCTCGACGAT CTCTTCAACGACTTTCTGCGAGAAGTCGGCGAAGCGTGA
- a CDS encoding hypothetical protein (encoded by transcript TGME49_270700~Signal peptide predicted by SignalP 2.0 HMM (probability 0.672) with cleavage site probability 0.315 at residue 60~Predicted trans-membrane domain (TMHMM2.0):37-60), whose product MQSVADSFAVLIQFIAISEPPATVARTPQTRRRRGGRARLVRACWNASVFFLFWCLATWAQDRWTADLFIVGEGADTNFPMVDQPGGPADRDGVAFERQDSGVDSGSQEVGFDFENQGFGADLGGQDGGTSMRDGDQRTTHNGALSLKSPTGGDTQSEADLSGESSSGHEAPKQGEPPEQGDPPGQAVIPQAPVANSDFGYRGHSQVQAAPCVTRRCPYYKQPTEVIEEENVMRKKPAVVSRKRQASEWYYGDEETTTSKVLRGVGYGWMAFMVYAIIRHGMSNERTEPYYYEEQ is encoded by the exons ATGCAATCAGTTGCTGACAGTTTCGCTGTATTGATCCAGTTCATTGCAATCAGCGAGCCGCCAGCCACCGTGGCTCGTACGCCGcagacgagacgaagaagaggcggccGGGCTAGGCTCGTTCGTGCTTGCTGGAATGCATCAgtgttctttctgttttgGTGCCTTGCCACGTGGGCGCAGGATAGATGGACTGCTGACTTGTTTATCGTTGGTGAAGGTGCTGACACGAACTTTCCCATGGTCGACCAACCTGGCGGACCGGCGGACCGTGACGGCGTTGCTTTTGAACGTCAGGATTCCGGCGTTGACTCTGGAAGTCAAGAGGTCGGTTTCGATTTTGAAAATCAGGGTTTTGGCGCTGATTTGGGAGGTCAGGACGGCGGTACGTCCATGAGGGACGGGGACCAGCGCACGACGCATAACGGGGCACTTTCACTCAAGTCTCCGACTGGCGGGGACACACAAAGCGAAGCGGATCTTTCAGGAGAGTCTTCGTCAGGACACGAAGCGCCCAAACAGGGCGAACCCCCCGAGCAGGGCGACCCCCCCGGACAAGCCGTTATTCCTCAGGCACCTGTAGCCAATTCGGATTTTGGCTATCGTGGCCACTCGCAAGTGCAGGCGGCACCATGCGTGACACGGCGTTGTCCATACTACAAACAACCCACAGAAGTGatcgaagaggagaacgtcATGCGGAAGAAGCCGGCGGTTGTTTCCCGGAAGAGACAAGCTTCAGA GTGGTACTATGGTGACGAAGAAACAACAACAAGCAAGGTCTTGCGTGGCGTTGGCTACGGGTGGATGGCGTTTATGGTCTATGCCATTATTCGGCACGGGATGAGTA ACGAGCGGACGGAGCCCTACTACTATGAAGAACAATAG